A DNA window from Macaca fascicularis isolate 582-1 chromosome 18, T2T-MFA8v1.1 contains the following coding sequences:
- the CNDP2 gene encoding cytosolic non-specific dipeptidase, which yields MAALTTLFKYIDENQDRYIKKLAKWVAIQSVSAWPEKRGEIRRMMEVAAADVKQLGGSVELVDIGKQKLPDGSEIPLPPILLGKLGSDPQKKTVCIYGHLDVQPAALEDGWDSEPFTLVERDGKLYGRGSTDDKGPVAGWINALEAYQKTDQEIPVNVRFCLEGMEESGSEGLDELIFAQKDTFFKDVDYVCISDNYWLGKKKPCITYGLRGICYFFIEVECSNKDLHSGVYGGSVHEAMTDLILLMGSLVDKRGNILIPGINEAVAAVTEEEHKLYDDIDFDIEEFAKDVGAQILLHNNKKDILMHRWRFPSLSLHGIEGAFSGSGAKTVIPRKVVGKFSIRLVPNMTPEVVSEQVTSYLTKKFAELHSPNEFKVYMGHGGKPWVTDCSHPHYVAGRRAMKTVFGVEADLTREGGSIPVTLTFQEATGKNIMLLPMGSADDGAHSQNEKLNRHNYIEGTKMLAAYLYEVSQLKD from the exons ATGGCGGCCCTCACGACCCTGTTTAAGTACATTGATGAAAATCAGGATCGCTACATTAAG AAACTCGCAAAATGGGTAGCTATCCAGAGTGTGTCCGCGTGGCCCGAGAAGAGAGGCGAAATCAGGAGGATGATGGAGGTTGCTGCCGCAGATGTTAAGCAGTTGGGCGGCTCTGTGGAACTGGTGGATATCGGAAAACAAAAG CTCCCTGATGGCTCGGAGATCCCGCTCCCTCCTATTCTGCTCGGCAAACTGGGCTCTGACCCACAGAAGAAGACGGTGTGCATTTACGGGCACCTGGACGTGCAGCCTGCAGCCCTGGAGGACGGCTGGGACAGCGAGCCCTTCACCCTGGTGGAGCGAGACG GCAAGCTGTACGGGAGAGGTTCAACTGATGATAAGGGCCCGGTGGCCGGCTGGATAAACGCCCTGGAAGCGTATCAGAAAACAGACCAG GAGATTCCTGTCAACGTCCGATTCTGCCTTGAAGGCATGGAGGAGTCAGGCTCCGAGGGCCTAGACGAGCTGATTTTCGCCCAGAAAGACACATTCTTTAAGGATGTGGACTATGTCTGCATTTCTGACAATTACTGGTTGGGAAAGAAGAAACCCTGCATCACCTATGGCCTCAGGGGCATTTGCTACTTTTTCATCGAG GTGGAGTGCAGCAACAAAGACCTCCATTCCGGGGTGTACGGGGGCTCGGTGCATGAGGCCATGACTGATCTCATTTTGCTGATGG GCTCTTTGGTGGACAAGAGGGGGAACATCCTGATCCCCGGCATTAACGAGGCCGTGGCCGCCGTCACGGAAGAGGAGCACAAGCTGTACGACGACATCGACTTCGACATAGAGGAGTTTGCCAAGGACGTGGGGGCGCAGATCCTCCTGCACAACAACAAG AAAGACATCCTCATGCACCGATGGCGgttcccatctctctccctccatgGCATCGAAGGCGCCTTCTCTGGGTCGGGGGCCAAGACCGTGATTCCCAGGAAGGTGGTTGGCAAGTTCTCCATCAGGCTCGTGCCGAACATGACTCCTGAAGTCGTCAGCGAGCAG GTCACAAGCTACCTAACTAAGAAGTTTGCTGAACTGCACAGCCCCAACGAGTTCAAGGTGTACATGGGCCACGGTGGGAAGCCCTGGGTCACCGACTGCAGTCACCCTCATTACGTAGCTGGGAGAAGAGCCATGAAGACAG TTTTTGGTGTTGAGGCAGACTTGACCAGGGAAGGCGGCAGTATTCCCGTGACCTTGACCTTTCAGGAGGCCACGGGCAAGAACATCATGCTACTGCCTATGGGGTCGGCGGATGACGGAGCCCACTCCCAGAATGAAAAGCTCAACAG GCATAACTACATAGAGGGAACCAAGATGCTGGCCGCGTACCTCTATGAGGTCTCCCAGCTGAAGGACTAG